The following are encoded in a window of Pseudomonadota bacterium genomic DNA:
- a CDS encoding carbohydrate ABC transporter permease, whose amino-acid sequence MLNEARRLSPLSRLGLAAALVFAIFPILWLLSKSFMPWVEYSANPAIWVTSNPTLDNYHDVFFDYVNLMGWPQSSSWRAMLSSTIIAVTATFFSVAIGLLAALAISRYRIGGNFMALQILSFRMVPPIAVAVPFAILGTTIGATFTPVLLTLVYIAYTVPLSTWMLKSFIDQTPRELEDAAMMDGLSRWHAHFRVTLPLMRGGLAATILFIFILNWSEGAIALALAAGRYVTIPVQIADKVASPHVQVALAVLAALPPLVLGIAIQRHLSRGFTFGAIKQ is encoded by the coding sequence ATGTTGAATGAAGCGCGGCGGTTGTCGCCGCTCAGTCGCCTCGGCCTTGCGGCGGCACTGGTATTTGCCATTTTCCCGATTCTTTGGCTGCTGTCGAAATCCTTCATGCCATGGGTCGAATATTCCGCCAATCCGGCAATTTGGGTGACGTCTAATCCCACGCTCGACAATTACCACGACGTCTTCTTCGACTATGTAAATTTGATGGGCTGGCCGCAAAGCTCGTCTTGGCGCGCCATGCTTTCCTCGACCATCATCGCCGTCACTGCCACCTTTTTCTCGGTTGCCATCGGCTTGCTCGCGGCCCTCGCCATCTCGCGCTACCGCATCGGCGGAAACTTCATGGCATTGCAGATTCTCTCCTTCCGCATGGTGCCGCCAATCGCCGTGGCGGTGCCGTTTGCCATTCTCGGCACCACCATCGGCGCCACATTCACGCCGGTCCTGCTAACGCTGGTTTACATCGCCTACACCGTGCCGCTATCGACCTGGATGCTGAAAAGTTTCATCGACCAGACGCCGCGCGAGCTTGAAGATGCGGCGATGATGGACGGCCTGTCGCGCTGGCATGCGCATTTTCGGGTGACGCTGCCGCTGATGCGCGGCGGCTTGGCGGCGACGATATTGTTCATCTTCATTCTAAATTGGAGCGAGGGGGCGATTGCCCTAGCGCTGGCGGCCGGGCGCTATGTCACCATCCCGGTGCAGATCGCCGACAAGGTCGCGAGCCCACATGTACAGGTCGCCCTCGCGGTCCTCGCCGCGCTGCCGCCGCTGGTTCTCGGAATTGCCATTCAGCGGCATCTCAGCCGGGGGTTTACTTTTGGCGCGATCAAGCAGTAA
- a CDS encoding cupin domain-containing protein codes for MVERIDASPEYIESERVGRYKELKLSTRAFVDALIPGYERDIYSIIGRGVVEDKDLIPPIIDNRDFNVGIIRCDPGKGSSRHIHATIECFFILSGTWSIDWQNSDGTVYEAILTQYDTVSVPIGLSRGFKNVGEESAMMLAIIGGTDPGKVLWPQETIDQAKKLGIEFDVTGDLVYRGDDAESP; via the coding sequence ATGGTGGAACGGATCGACGCCAGCCCGGAATACATCGAGAGCGAGCGGGTCGGGCGCTACAAGGAGCTGAAGCTGAGCACTCGGGCCTTCGTCGACGCTCTGATACCCGGCTATGAGCGTGATATTTACAGTATTATCGGGCGCGGTGTGGTCGAGGACAAAGACCTCATCCCGCCGATCATCGACAACCGCGATTTCAATGTCGGCATCATCCGCTGCGATCCCGGCAAGGGCTCGTCGCGTCATATCCATGCGACGATCGAGTGTTTCTTTATTCTGAGTGGCACCTGGTCCATCGATTGGCAAAATTCCGACGGCACGGTGTATGAGGCGATTCTTACCCAGTACGACACGGTCTCGGTTCCGATTGGTCTCAGCCGCGGCTTCAAGAATGTCGGCGAAGAGAGCGCGATGATGCTGGCGATTATCGGCGGCACCGATCCGGGCAAGGTGCTGTGGCCACAGGAAACCATCGACCAGGCGAAGAAACTCGGCATCGAATTCGATGTGACCGGCGATCTCGTCTATCGCGGCGACGACGCGGAGTCGCCCTAG
- a CDS encoding usg protein, with amino-acid sequence MSLSASDFEKQLNDFRLTTAEILYHMPDAYHLLQTFVWQKLDKAPEFPALHDFLEYWERNLDGKLHSVRIAHSRVIHPGEVRKVDGEFRLH; translated from the coding sequence ATGAGCCTTTCAGCGAGTGACTTCGAAAAGCAGCTCAACGACTTCCGCCTCACCACGGCGGAAATCCTCTACCACATGCCCGACGCCTACCATCTGCTGCAAACATTCGTTTGGCAGAAGCTCGACAAGGCGCCGGAGTTTCCCGCCCTGCATGATTTTCTCGAATATTGGGAACGCAATCTGGACGGCAAGCTGCATTCCGTGCGGATCGCCCATTCGCGCGTGATTCACCCCGGTGAGGTGCGCAAGGTCGACGGCGAATTCCGCCTGCACTGA
- a CDS encoding FAD-binding oxidoreductase: MENIADQLAAELGQPGLVLSEPEEVAAYTTDWTRKFSGTAPCVLRPHNTEEVAACVRACRKLGLALVPQGGNTGLVGGSVPRAGEVVLSLSRLNAIESFDAASATVQVEAGVVLQALHEDLAARGHVLPVDLGARGTCQIGGMIATNAGGIKVLRYGHMREQVLGLEVVLADGTILCNLNSLKKNNTGLDLKHVFIGSEGMLGIITRAVLQVRPAPHAVQTALLALDTRDRLPELLTMVRERLRGLSSLEIITRDSIALYKEVEPAARDPFDKAYPACVIVEEETGAGENERDAFLERLAGVIESGLAVDAVVADSYAQAQHIWRLRDGVTEAISRAGLTHKFDVTVPPGALPGFLDRMEQLGEETGDLRVLLFGHLGDGNVHVNMIQKPGLSTEAFYAKGPALAESIYSHVAELKGSISAEHGIGIAKRAYLHYSRTAEEIDLMRGMKRLLDPAGLLNPGVLFENP, encoded by the coding sequence GTGGAGAATATTGCGGATCAGCTGGCTGCCGAACTGGGCCAGCCCGGCCTGGTGCTGAGCGAGCCTGAGGAAGTCGCGGCCTATACCACTGACTGGACGCGCAAATTTAGCGGCACGGCACCCTGTGTGCTGCGCCCGCACAACACCGAAGAAGTCGCTGCGTGCGTGCGCGCCTGCCGCAAGCTTGGCCTGGCGCTGGTGCCGCAAGGCGGCAATACCGGGCTGGTCGGCGGCTCCGTGCCGCGTGCCGGTGAAGTGGTGCTCAGCCTGTCACGCTTGAACGCGATTGAATCTTTCGATGCCGCCTCTGCCACCGTCCAGGTGGAAGCCGGCGTGGTGCTGCAGGCGTTGCATGAAGATTTGGCGGCGCGCGGCCATGTGCTGCCGGTTGATCTCGGCGCGCGCGGCACCTGTCAGATCGGCGGCATGATCGCGACCAACGCCGGCGGCATCAAAGTGCTGCGCTATGGCCATATGCGCGAGCAGGTGTTGGGCCTTGAAGTGGTGCTGGCCGACGGCACCATTCTCTGCAATCTCAATAGCCTGAAGAAGAACAATACCGGCCTCGATCTCAAGCATGTGTTTATCGGTTCGGAAGGCATGTTGGGCATTATTACCCGCGCCGTGCTGCAGGTCCGACCGGCGCCGCACGCGGTGCAGACGGCGTTGCTGGCATTGGATACGCGCGATCGTCTCCCCGAACTGCTAACTATGGTGCGCGAGCGGCTGCGCGGACTGTCATCGCTTGAGATCATCACCCGCGATTCGATTGCGCTCTATAAGGAAGTTGAGCCCGCGGCGCGTGATCCGTTCGACAAGGCCTATCCGGCTTGCGTTATCGTCGAGGAAGAAACCGGCGCCGGCGAGAATGAGCGCGACGCCTTTTTGGAGCGCTTGGCGGGCGTGATTGAAAGTGGCCTTGCCGTCGATGCCGTGGTGGCCGACAGCTATGCCCAAGCGCAACACATTTGGCGCCTGCGCGACGGCGTGACCGAGGCGATCAGCCGCGCTGGGCTTACGCATAAATTCGACGTCACGGTGCCGCCCGGCGCGCTACCTGGTTTCCTCGACCGGATGGAGCAATTGGGCGAGGAGACGGGCGATTTACGCGTTCTGCTGTTTGGCCATCTCGGCGATGGCAACGTGCATGTCAACATGATCCAAAAGCCGGGACTGTCGACGGAGGCGTTTTACGCCAAGGGCCCGGCACTGGCAGAGAGCATTTATTCCCATGTCGCTGAACTCAAGGGCAGCATCAGTGCCGAACACGGTATCGGCATTGCTAAGCGCGCCTATCTGCATTATTCGCGTACGGCGGAGGAAATTGACCTCATGCGCGGCATGAAACGGTTGTTGGACCCGGCCGGATTGCTCAATCCGGGTGTCTTGTTCGAAAACCCCTAG
- the groL gene encoding chaperonin GroEL (60 kDa chaperone family; promotes refolding of misfolded polypeptides especially under stressful conditions; forms two stacked rings of heptamers to form a barrel-shaped 14mer; ends can be capped by GroES; misfolded proteins enter the barrel where they are refolded when GroES binds), producing the protein MAAKEVIFSSDARTRMLRGVDILANAVGVTLGPKGRNVVLDKSFGAPRITKDGVTVAKEIELSDKFENMGAQLIREVASKTNDEAGDGTTTATVLAACIVREGHKSVAAGMNPMDLKRGIELAVKAVVADIKKRSKPVKTSEEIGQVGTISANGAAHVGQMISQAMEKVGKEGVITVEEAKGLETELEVVEGMQFDRGYQSPYFITNADKMTCDLENPYILLHEKKLSNMQAMIPLLEAVVQSSRPLLIIAEEVEGEALATLVVNKLRGGLKVSAVKAPGFGDRRKAMLEDIATLTGGEVISEDLGIKLENVTLDMLGTAKRVNITKEETTIVSGAGKKADIAGRCNQIRAQIEETSSDYDREKLQERLAKLAGGVAVIKVGGATEIEVKESKDLVEDALNSTRAAVEEGIVPGGGMALLYAIKALDNLKGENADQDVGVEVIRKALRTPARLIVENAGVDGSLVIGKLLEQKSNTWGFDAQKEQYCDMIKSGIIDPAKVVRTALQDAASVAGLMITTEAMIAERPEPKGAAGGGAPDMGGMGGMGGMGM; encoded by the coding sequence ATGGCTGCTAAAGAAGTAATTTTTTCCTCCGATGCTCGCACGCGCATGCTGCGCGGCGTCGATATCCTGGCCAACGCGGTCGGGGTGACACTTGGGCCCAAAGGCCGCAATGTAGTGCTCGACAAATCCTTCGGCGCACCGCGCATCACCAAGGATGGCGTAACCGTCGCCAAGGAAATCGAGCTCAGCGACAAATTCGAGAATATGGGCGCTCAGCTCATCCGCGAAGTCGCCAGCAAGACCAATGACGAAGCCGGAGACGGCACCACGACAGCCACGGTCTTGGCCGCGTGCATCGTGCGCGAAGGCCATAAGTCGGTCGCCGCTGGGATGAACCCGATGGACCTCAAGCGCGGCATCGAACTCGCGGTGAAAGCCGTCGTCGCCGACATTAAGAAGCGTTCCAAGCCGGTCAAAACCAGTGAAGAAATTGGCCAAGTTGGTACGATTTCAGCCAATGGCGCCGCCCATGTTGGCCAAATGATCTCCCAAGCCATGGAGAAAGTCGGCAAAGAAGGCGTTATCACGGTTGAAGAGGCCAAAGGCCTGGAGACCGAGCTTGAAGTTGTCGAGGGCATGCAATTCGACCGTGGGTATCAGTCGCCCTATTTCATCACCAATGCCGACAAGATGACCTGTGATCTGGAGAATCCTTATATTCTCCTGCACGAGAAGAAACTCTCGAACATGCAGGCCATGATCCCGCTCCTCGAGGCCGTCGTTCAGTCCAGCCGTCCGCTGCTGATCATCGCCGAAGAAGTTGAGGGTGAAGCCCTTGCCACACTGGTGGTCAACAAACTGCGTGGTGGCCTCAAGGTCTCCGCCGTCAAGGCGCCGGGCTTCGGCGATCGCCGCAAAGCGATGCTCGAAGACATCGCTACCCTGACCGGTGGTGAAGTGATTAGTGAAGATCTCGGCATCAAGCTCGAGAACGTCACGTTGGACATGCTCGGCACCGCCAAGCGCGTCAACATCACCAAAGAAGAGACCACGATTGTTAGCGGCGCTGGCAAGAAAGCCGACATCGCCGGACGCTGCAACCAGATCCGTGCTCAGATCGAAGAAACCTCATCCGATTATGATCGTGAAAAACTGCAAGAGCGGTTGGCCAAGCTGGCCGGCGGCGTTGCCGTGATCAAGGTCGGCGGAGCCACCGAGATCGAAGTGAAAGAGAGCAAGGACCTGGTCGAGGACGCGCTCAATTCCACCCGCGCTGCTGTCGAAGAAGGCATCGTCCCGGGCGGCGGCATGGCGCTCCTGTATGCCATCAAGGCGCTTGATAATCTGAAGGGCGAGAATGCCGATCAGGATGTCGGCGTCGAAGTGATCCGTAAAGCGCTCCGCACCCCGGCGCGTCTGATTGTCGAGAATGCCGGTGTCGACGGGTCGCTGGTGATCGGCAAACTTCTCGAGCAGAAGAGCAACACCTGGGGCTTCGATGCGCAGAAGGAACAATATTGCGACATGATCAAATCGGGCATCATTGATCCCGCGAAGGTCGTGCGCACTGCGCTTCAGGACGCGGCTTCGGTGGCTGGTCTGATGATCACCACGGAAGCGATGATCGCCGAACGTCCGGAGCCGAAAGGCGCGGCCGGCGGCGGAGCCCCCGACATGGGCGGCATGGGCGGCATGGGTGGCATGGGAATGTAA